From a single Novipirellula galeiformis genomic region:
- a CDS encoding alpha/beta hydrolase, translating to MFEKWKWRLQTWSLDYGRSFSFIGLVFAALFFAASVTPSLLPRHYAVQGLLSGFSIASGYGVGVALVHLFCFLELPEPSEAKQWTLKRLIVAVVAIVFVAFVWRMTFWQNSIRVLMELPPLESAYPYRMALIAIVSGASLVALGRMFVKAVGYVSDKLNRILPRRIAFATGFTLVVLFAFVLANDLIARGLLDAADSFFARMDVSTDEGVEQPSEPLLCGSEASLVAWDSIGRQGQNHLTSGPSQQQIAAFFAVDAPVHHGADAADDDGAAGGDADASSKDGSRSQEGSRVDRVDDTNPEIRRPVRVYVGMRSHANEQERASDDERAKLALDELKRVGGFERSVLIVATPTGTGWLDPSAVDTIEYLHGGDTAIVSMQYSHLPSWITLLVDPQRSVEAADALFNQIYGYWKTLPKNARPKLYLHGLSLGALGSEISADMFTIFEDPLDGAVWSGPPFPSQNWRSFVNDRNAGSPPWLPTFRDGRLLRFTGQHNALRSNAAWGPMRNVYIQHASDPMIWFSPHLAWIAPDWLNEPRGPDVSPHLRWYPIITFLQVAFDMPMATSVPMGYGHNYSPSSYIDAWIAVTQPKGWSEQRVTSLKRLFETRTVTSSHDPTAPRLPPTHSPTLLVPPHQ from the coding sequence GTGTTTGAAAAATGGAAGTGGCGATTGCAGACGTGGTCGCTCGATTATGGACGCTCGTTCTCCTTCATTGGCTTGGTCTTTGCCGCATTATTCTTTGCCGCTTCGGTCACCCCCTCGCTGTTGCCGAGGCATTACGCGGTTCAAGGATTGCTATCGGGTTTCTCGATCGCCTCGGGCTACGGGGTGGGCGTTGCGCTGGTTCACCTATTTTGTTTTCTGGAATTGCCAGAACCCTCGGAAGCAAAACAGTGGACGTTAAAGCGTTTGATTGTCGCTGTGGTCGCAATTGTCTTTGTCGCGTTTGTGTGGCGGATGACGTTTTGGCAGAATTCAATTCGCGTCTTGATGGAGTTGCCGCCCTTGGAGTCGGCTTATCCCTACCGAATGGCGTTGATCGCGATTGTTTCCGGGGCGAGCTTGGTAGCGTTGGGCCGCATGTTTGTCAAAGCGGTCGGCTACGTGTCCGACAAATTGAATCGCATTCTGCCTCGCCGGATCGCATTCGCTACCGGATTCACCTTAGTCGTGTTGTTCGCGTTTGTGTTAGCCAATGACTTGATTGCACGCGGTTTGCTGGATGCCGCCGACTCCTTCTTCGCACGTATGGACGTATCAACCGACGAAGGGGTCGAGCAACCAAGCGAACCGCTGCTCTGTGGCAGCGAGGCGTCGTTGGTAGCATGGGATTCGATCGGACGGCAGGGGCAAAACCACCTCACTTCGGGTCCCAGCCAGCAACAAATCGCTGCCTTTTTCGCTGTTGATGCCCCAGTTCACCACGGGGCGGATGCCGCTGATGATGATGGCGCTGCCGGCGGCGACGCGGATGCCTCCAGCAAGGACGGTAGCCGGAGTCAGGAGGGTAGCCGGGTTGATCGCGTTGACGATACGAATCCAGAAATTCGGCGTCCGGTTCGCGTCTACGTCGGGATGCGTTCACATGCCAACGAGCAGGAGCGTGCCAGTGATGACGAGCGTGCCAAACTTGCCTTGGACGAACTGAAGCGTGTCGGCGGATTCGAGCGTTCGGTGCTGATTGTCGCCACGCCCACGGGCACCGGTTGGTTGGATCCGTCGGCGGTCGACACGATCGAATACCTGCATGGCGGAGACACGGCGATCGTCAGCATGCAGTATTCGCACCTACCGAGTTGGATCACGCTGCTTGTCGATCCACAACGTTCGGTCGAAGCGGCCGACGCGCTGTTCAATCAAATCTACGGCTACTGGAAAACGTTGCCCAAAAACGCTCGGCCGAAATTGTACTTGCATGGCTTGAGTCTGGGGGCGCTCGGTTCCGAAATTTCCGCAGACATGTTTACGATCTTTGAAGATCCGCTTGATGGAGCGGTGTGGAGCGGGCCCCCGTTTCCAAGTCAAAACTGGCGATCCTTCGTCAACGACCGCAACGCGGGAAGTCCGCCATGGTTGCCGACCTTTCGTGACGGACGACTGTTGCGATTCACGGGCCAACACAATGCGCTGCGGTCCAACGCCGCCTGGGGCCCAATGCGAAACGTCTACATTCAACACGCTAGTGACCCGATGATTTGGTTCTCACCTCATTTGGCTTGGATTGCTCCGGATTGGTTAAACGAACCTCGCGGACCCGACGTTTCGCCGCACCTGCGCTGGTACCCGATCATTACGTTTCTACAGGTGGCGTTTGATATGCCGATGGCAACCAGTGTTCCGATGGGCTACGGGCATAACTATTCACCGTCAAGCTATATCGATGCCTGGATCGCCGTCACGCAGCCCAAGGGCTGGAGCGAACAAAGGGTGACTTCACTGAAGAGGCTTTTCGAGACACGGACCGTCACGTCGAGTCACGATCCCACGGCGCCTCGATTACCTCCCACACACTCTCCCACGTTGTTAGTGCCACCGCACCAATAA
- a CDS encoding cobalamin-binding protein: protein MRIISLLPSATEMICGLGLRDQLVGVTHECDYPADVVDLPKVTKTLIPHDATSGEIDALVRERLKTEKALYSLDMAALESLRPDLIVTQALCDVCAVAESEVQAAACSLPGSPQVINLEPSGLADVFECLRQVAAAARCSEDAERYIGELQRRVDAVATRTQSIENRPRVMLLEWIDPPFSAGHWSPELVALAGGREAIGVAGERSVTTLWDDIVDADPEVLVIACCGFDVPRTRQDIPILQSYAGWESLTCVKADRVYIVDGSAYFSRPGPRLVDSLEILANALHGSLHPLPDGLPKAFQL from the coding sequence ATGCGAATTATCTCTCTATTGCCGAGCGCGACCGAAATGATCTGTGGTCTCGGGCTTCGTGATCAACTTGTCGGTGTGACGCATGAGTGTGATTATCCTGCGGACGTCGTGGATTTGCCCAAGGTCACCAAGACCTTGATTCCCCACGATGCGACCAGTGGCGAAATCGATGCATTGGTCCGCGAGCGACTGAAAACCGAAAAGGCGCTTTATTCGCTCGATATGGCGGCGCTTGAAAGCCTTCGTCCCGATTTGATCGTGACTCAAGCATTGTGTGATGTGTGTGCGGTCGCGGAAAGTGAAGTCCAGGCCGCCGCATGTTCGCTGCCTGGATCACCGCAAGTCATCAACCTCGAGCCGAGCGGTTTGGCCGATGTGTTTGAGTGTCTTCGCCAAGTCGCTGCTGCGGCACGATGTAGCGAAGACGCGGAACGCTACATCGGCGAACTTCAACGCCGTGTCGATGCCGTTGCGACGAGAACACAATCGATTGAAAATCGTCCTCGCGTGATGTTGTTGGAATGGATTGACCCGCCGTTCAGCGCGGGGCATTGGAGCCCCGAATTGGTCGCACTTGCCGGCGGACGCGAAGCGATCGGTGTCGCTGGCGAGCGCTCGGTGACAACGTTGTGGGATGACATCGTCGACGCCGATCCAGAGGTGTTGGTGATCGCTTGTTGCGGATTTGACGTGCCGCGAACGAGGCAAGACATCCCCATTTTGCAATCGTATGCCGGTTGGGAATCACTTACCTGTGTGAAAGCGGACCGCGTTTATATCGTCGATGGCTCGGCGTATTTCAGCCGCCCAGGGCCTAGGCTTGTCGACAGCCTTGAGATTCTAGCGAACGCGCTGCATGGCTCGCTGCATCCGCTGCCGGACGGACTTCCGAAGGCGTTTCAGCTATAG
- the egtD gene encoding L-histidine N(alpha)-methyltransferase: MTPETISRSDSFLSDVVHGLSQPRKTLPCKYLYDEHGSQLFDQICELDEYYVTRTEWSIMKQNAASIARQIDTQAMLVEYGSGSSLKTRLLLDALEQPRAYVPVDISEEHVLKTADGLRLAYPSLQVMPVIADFTQPFSLPDCEPPASHVVIYFPGSTIGNFPPPQAGGLLKQMSRMLGRDGGLLIGIDLQKEAGIIEAAYNDSAGVTAAFNLNVLQRINRELGSNFELDHFQHRAVYNRARHRVEISLVSLETQVVSLGNREVHFDAGEEIVTEYSHKYTVDGFATFAEQYGFSLHQHWTDQDHYFAVLHLVIE, encoded by the coding sequence ATGACCCCGGAAACCATCTCGCGAAGCGACTCGTTTCTATCGGATGTCGTTCATGGATTGTCACAGCCCCGCAAAACGTTGCCGTGCAAATACTTGTACGACGAGCATGGCTCGCAGCTCTTTGATCAAATCTGCGAGTTGGACGAGTATTACGTCACGCGCACCGAATGGTCGATCATGAAGCAAAACGCAGCGTCGATTGCCCGCCAAATTGATACCCAAGCGATGCTAGTAGAATACGGCAGTGGAAGCAGCTTAAAGACACGGTTGCTTCTCGACGCACTTGAGCAACCGAGAGCATACGTGCCTGTCGACATTTCCGAAGAACACGTGTTGAAGACCGCCGATGGGCTGCGTTTAGCTTACCCGAGTTTGCAAGTCATGCCGGTGATCGCCGACTTCACCCAACCGTTTTCATTACCGGATTGTGAACCGCCCGCCTCTCACGTGGTGATCTATTTCCCTGGTTCGACGATTGGCAATTTTCCTCCACCCCAAGCGGGAGGATTATTGAAGCAAATGTCACGGATGTTGGGGCGTGACGGAGGCTTGTTGATCGGCATCGATCTACAAAAGGAGGCGGGGATCATCGAGGCGGCCTACAATGATTCCGCAGGTGTCACGGCGGCATTCAACCTCAATGTGTTGCAACGCATCAATCGTGAACTCGGCAGCAACTTTGAGCTGGACCATTTTCAGCATCGGGCGGTTTACAACCGGGCACGCCACCGCGTGGAAATTTCGCTCGTCAGCCTTGAGACTCAGGTGGTATCGCTTGGTAACCGTGAAGTGCATTTCGATGCCGGAGAAGAAATCGTGACGGAGTATTCGCACAAGTACACCGTCGATGGGTTTGCCACGTTTGCCGAGCAATACGGCTTTTCGCTCCATCAACACTGGACCGATCAAGACCACTACTTCGCCGTGTTGCACTTGGTGATCGAATGA
- a CDS encoding carboxypeptidase-like regulatory domain-containing protein yields the protein MKRVHWRIQISVAFSSAIAIMMIAGCTQNEEGRLAIQGTIEIGDQPIDHATLVLTPTSAGGSTVTTRIKSGHFSFTRETGPRAGEYTVRINPDEASIEAIVEVAKRDPNQAAREFRAQPMSSSRRPFEAGANAMINITDNEATPLSIELRGSK from the coding sequence ATGAAACGCGTTCATTGGCGGATCCAAATTTCAGTCGCTTTCTCATCGGCGATTGCCATAATGATGATTGCCGGTTGCACCCAAAACGAGGAGGGGCGGCTTGCCATTCAAGGCACGATCGAGATCGGGGATCAACCGATTGATCATGCCACCTTGGTTTTAACGCCAACCTCTGCTGGCGGCAGTACTGTGACCACGCGAATTAAATCGGGACACTTCTCTTTTACTCGTGAAACAGGACCTCGAGCCGGAGAGTACACGGTGCGAATCAATCCCGACGAGGCATCGATCGAAGCGATTGTCGAAGTCGCCAAACGCGACCCGAACCAGGCGGCACGGGAATTTCGTGCTCAGCCGATGTCCTCGTCGCGGCGGCCATTCGAAGCCGGAGCCAACGCGATGATCAACATCACTGACAACGAAGCGACTCCGCTTTCCATTGAGCTACGCGGATCGAAGTGA
- a CDS encoding DUF1559 domain-containing protein, with protein MHPHSRIDKRRAEAPPSLPITSSPQRARVAFTLVELLVVIAIIGVLVGLLLPAVQAAREASRRMSCSNNLRQIGLAAHNYHSAYQRLPSGYVSYATRDGSAPAAVRMDAVTWDAGPGWGWAAGLLPFAEGNTVIENLRLDQPIWSAANQQAIATTLPMFLCPSASGGDAPFVVRDSSGNPLVVEGRQVQLGRSHYVASHGQESCWGECGAAATGEVFTNIYTSTTTIVSIHGDAGNVADGPFFRNSKTKFRDVLDGTSNTLFFGEHSSALSEKTWVGVVPGAFTHPRFRSPENGPDAAATLTLVHAGPSGGELDITGNPIIHPVNFPTYHVGQMFAEHLGGGNVCMGDGSIRFVTDFVDLFLWAELSSMNEHEVINWEKF; from the coding sequence ATGCACCCCCACTCACGAATCGACAAAAGACGAGCTGAAGCACCACCATCGCTGCCGATCACCTCCTCACCCCAACGTGCTCGCGTGGCGTTTACGTTAGTTGAGCTATTGGTTGTGATTGCGATCATTGGAGTCCTGGTGGGCCTATTACTGCCTGCCGTCCAAGCTGCCCGTGAAGCATCCCGGCGGATGTCATGTAGCAACAACCTGCGTCAGATAGGGCTGGCAGCCCACAACTATCACTCCGCATACCAACGCCTACCCTCCGGTTACGTTTCCTACGCGACCCGAGATGGATCGGCCCCCGCAGCGGTGCGGATGGATGCGGTCACCTGGGACGCAGGCCCCGGATGGGGCTGGGCGGCGGGGTTGTTGCCGTTTGCCGAAGGCAATACGGTGATTGAAAACTTGCGGCTCGACCAACCGATTTGGTCGGCAGCGAATCAGCAAGCGATTGCAACCACATTGCCGATGTTTTTGTGTCCCAGCGCCAGCGGCGGTGACGCCCCTTTCGTGGTACGTGATTCTAGCGGCAACCCGCTTGTGGTCGAAGGACGACAAGTGCAACTCGGCCGCAGCCACTACGTCGCAAGCCATGGTCAAGAAAGTTGCTGGGGAGAGTGTGGAGCCGCAGCGACGGGTGAAGTATTTACCAATATCTACACCTCCACGACCACAATCGTTTCAATCCACGGGGACGCCGGAAACGTCGCCGATGGCCCCTTTTTCCGTAACTCGAAAACTAAATTCCGCGATGTGCTTGATGGCACGAGCAACACCCTCTTCTTTGGTGAACACAGTTCGGCATTGAGCGAAAAAACATGGGTGGGCGTGGTGCCCGGCGCATTCACGCATCCTCGCTTCCGCTCACCCGAAAACGGCCCCGATGCGGCGGCCACCTTGACGCTGGTCCACGCCGGACCGTCCGGAGGCGAATTGGATATTACCGGCAATCCGATCATCCATCCGGTCAACTTTCCGACCTATCACGTGGGCCAAATGTTTGCCGAGCATCTCGGCGGCGGCAATGTTTGCATGGGCGATGGGTCGATACGCTTTGTCACCGACTTCGTCGATCTGTTTCTGTGGGCGGAACTCTCCAGCATGAATGAACACGAAGTCATTAATTGGGAGAAATTCTAA
- the hemP gene encoding hemin uptake protein HemP — MTFPSEPLPPDPADNASADGVWSKQIAPKIVRFKDLARCGDEIWIEHQGMLYRLRETRQGKLILTK, encoded by the coding sequence ATGACGTTTCCAAGCGAACCGCTGCCGCCCGATCCCGCAGACAACGCATCCGCCGATGGGGTCTGGAGCAAGCAGATTGCGCCGAAAATCGTCCGCTTCAAAGATTTAGCGAGGTGTGGAGACGAGATTTGGATCGAGCATCAAGGCATGCTCTACCGGCTAAGAGAAACTCGCCAAGGCAAACTAATCCTGACTAAATGA
- the mntR gene encoding manganese-binding transcriptional regulator MntR: MTSKTYRRIRSDHASEVAEDYVEAIADAIAQRGICRAIDLVKHFAVTHATVNNTIGRLQRDGLVVTEPYQPIDLTAAGKRLATQSRNRHEIVETFLQRMGVSAATAAVDSEGIEHHVSKETLAAMKRVLTKGWPENE, from the coding sequence TTGACTTCCAAGACTTATCGACGAATTCGATCGGATCATGCCAGTGAAGTTGCGGAGGATTACGTTGAAGCGATCGCCGATGCCATCGCTCAGCGAGGCATTTGCCGCGCGATCGACTTGGTGAAACATTTTGCGGTCACCCATGCTACGGTCAACAATACGATCGGGCGTCTACAGCGCGATGGTTTGGTCGTGACCGAGCCCTACCAACCGATCGATCTAACGGCCGCAGGCAAACGGTTGGCAACCCAGTCTCGAAATCGCCACGAAATCGTGGAAACCTTTTTGCAACGCATGGGCGTCAGCGCCGCCACCGCGGCGGTCGACAGCGAAGGAATCGAGCATCATGTCAGCAAAGAAACCCTTGCGGCAATGAAGCGAGTGCTCACCAAGGGGTGGCCCGAGAACGAGTGA
- the egtB gene encoding ergothioneine biosynthesis protein EgtB, which yields MTSPPVNAASLSLGEQLQSLYHLVRSLTDHIVEPLSVEDCGVQSMDDASPIRWHLAHTTWFFETFILRSQADYQEFNPHFGFLFNSYYHSIGKQYPRSRRGLISRPGLSQVREYRQHVDQEILTRLQREDFAIAAEPLLRVGIHHEQQHQELMLTDLKHMLSCNPMWPVYRDDPFDACNAPASTTPTSDEWIEIAEGVYPIGHDGNGFAFDNESPRHPTYLPNASLSSMLVTNGEYLEFMQAGGYERPEHWLSMGWATTQQQHWDSPLYWLRHNGEWHQFTLAGLVPVELAWPVTHLSYFEADAFARWKGRRLPTEFEWEAACDQVASTATTPLDQEPFADVLFEQDKCIHPTRSPDGLMGTVWQWTSSSYAGYPGYRPAAGAVGEYNGKFMCNQSVLRGGSVATSSTHIRSTYRNFFPPEARWQFSGIRLAK from the coding sequence ATGACTAGCCCCCCCGTTAATGCCGCGTCCCTTTCGCTGGGTGAACAATTACAGTCGCTCTATCACCTCGTGCGAAGCTTGACGGACCACATTGTCGAGCCGTTGTCGGTCGAAGATTGTGGGGTCCAATCGATGGACGACGCCAGTCCGATACGTTGGCATTTAGCGCACACGACGTGGTTCTTTGAGACGTTCATCTTGCGTTCGCAAGCGGATTACCAAGAGTTCAATCCACACTTCGGTTTTCTCTTTAACTCTTATTACCACTCGATCGGCAAACAGTATCCGCGTTCACGCCGCGGGTTGATTTCACGCCCGGGACTTTCTCAGGTCAGAGAATATCGCCAGCACGTGGATCAGGAAATCTTGACTCGTTTACAAAGGGAAGATTTCGCAATTGCCGCCGAACCACTGCTCCGCGTAGGCATCCATCATGAGCAACAACACCAAGAGTTGATGCTCACCGATTTGAAACACATGTTGTCTTGCAACCCGATGTGGCCCGTGTATCGCGATGATCCGTTTGATGCCTGCAACGCGCCGGCCTCTACCACGCCGACATCGGACGAATGGATCGAGATCGCCGAAGGGGTGTACCCGATCGGGCACGACGGGAATGGATTCGCCTTTGACAACGAATCTCCCCGACACCCAACCTACCTGCCCAACGCGTCGCTTTCCAGCATGTTGGTGACCAATGGCGAATACCTCGAATTCATGCAAGCGGGCGGCTACGAACGCCCCGAACATTGGCTTTCGATGGGCTGGGCCACCACACAGCAACAGCACTGGGATTCGCCCCTGTATTGGCTGCGTCACAATGGCGAATGGCATCAATTCACGTTAGCGGGCTTGGTCCCGGTGGAATTGGCTTGGCCGGTAACCCACCTCAGTTACTTCGAAGCGGATGCGTTTGCGAGATGGAAAGGGAGACGTTTGCCGACTGAATTTGAATGGGAAGCCGCGTGTGATCAAGTTGCCTCGACAGCGACGACGCCCCTCGATCAAGAGCCTTTTGCCGATGTGTTGTTCGAGCAAGACAAATGTATCCATCCCACCCGCTCTCCCGATGGATTGATGGGAACGGTGTGGCAATGGACGTCGAGCAGCTATGCGGGATATCCCGGCTATCGTCCAGCGGCCGGGGCGGTGGGTGAATACAACGGCAAATTCATGTGCAATCAATCGGTATTGCGAGGCGGAAGCGTTGCCACATCGAGCACGCACATTCGCAGCACCTATCGCAATTTTTTTCCTCCCGAGGCGCGTTGGCAATTCAGCGGCATCCGCTTGGCAAAATGA
- a CDS encoding tRNA-binding protein: protein MSPQEPKLALIGWDDFAQVEMRAGTIVAVDDFPEARKPAYKVTVDFGPEIGVKRTSAQITALYRKDDLVGRQVIGVVNFPAKQIGPFMSEFLIMGFYREDGAVVLAVPDPSVGPDQPVDNGAKLA, encoded by the coding sequence GTGAGTCCACAAGAACCGAAACTTGCGCTAATTGGTTGGGACGATTTCGCTCAGGTCGAGATGCGTGCGGGAACCATCGTTGCAGTCGATGATTTCCCCGAAGCCCGTAAACCGGCTTACAAAGTCACCGTCGACTTCGGCCCCGAAATCGGAGTCAAGCGAACTAGCGCCCAAATCACGGCGTTGTATCGCAAGGACGATCTCGTCGGCCGGCAAGTCATCGGGGTGGTCAATTTTCCTGCCAAACAGATCGGGCCGTTCATGTCCGAGTTCCTGATCATGGGGTTCTATCGAGAGGATGGGGCGGTCGTCTTGGCAGTGCCCGATCCATCCGTCGGCCCCGATCAACCCGTGGACAACGGTGCCAAGCTGGCCTGA
- a CDS encoding HD domain-containing protein yields the protein MNAAETETVKRVDAIVRQRMAGQQAGHGIDHVVRVLTLARQIQSEVGGNRLVVELAALLHDVGDAKFHNGQERSAEFSREILRGLDVDGDVIDHVAAIVDNISFRKGVDSESLTFEGKIVQDADRLDALGAIGIVRTIEYGAAVGQPFYLSENENGEHKMGIDHFDEKLFKLRDLLNTEPARRIAVQREQFMRTFLNQFYDECGETK from the coding sequence ATGAACGCAGCGGAAACGGAAACCGTCAAACGGGTGGACGCGATCGTCCGCCAACGGATGGCGGGACAACAGGCAGGGCACGGAATCGACCATGTGGTACGCGTCCTCACTTTGGCTCGTCAAATCCAATCCGAGGTTGGCGGCAATCGATTGGTTGTCGAACTGGCGGCCCTGCTCCACGACGTGGGAGACGCAAAATTTCACAACGGACAGGAGCGAAGTGCTGAATTCTCGCGAGAAATATTGAGGGGCCTCGATGTCGATGGCGACGTGATCGATCATGTTGCGGCGATTGTCGATAATATCTCGTTTCGCAAAGGAGTCGATTCCGAGTCGCTGACGTTCGAAGGCAAAATTGTCCAAGACGCCGACCGACTCGACGCACTCGGCGCGATTGGGATCGTACGCACGATTGAGTACGGAGCCGCCGTGGGACAACCGTTCTACCTTTCGGAGAACGAAAACGGCGAGCACAAAATGGGCATCGATCACTTCGATGAAAAACTTTTTAAGCTGCGTGATTTGCTCAATACCGAACCTGCACGTCGGATCGCGGTTCAACGTGAGCAATTCATGCGTACCTTCTTGAATCAATTCTACGACGAGTGTGGTGAAACCAAGTGA
- a CDS encoding DUF1559 family PulG-like putative transporter: MELLVVVAIIGILVGLLLPAVQAAREAARRMSCSNNMRQIVLATHNYHSTFGQFPAGSVQSNFISPFVSVLSHLEQSSHYEQWDFSKNYSDPYNENVSSQKIATFLCPSMVLRRDTPERRLGTNGLPVETGGPASYLWCEGTDDYMQHGDGLFGLDWPAYGYQNPPNRFRDCLDGTSSTLALGETVYNYDDYLWSGSTLPSGMAGTVKWGTARWVVGYPKISLGTTLFPLNVHTAANVGGFASQHPAGAHFVYADGSTRFISDSIDYEIYNALASKNGHEIIAGESR, encoded by the coding sequence GTGGAATTGCTGGTCGTGGTCGCCATCATCGGCATTCTGGTCGGTTTATTGTTGCCCGCCGTCCAAGCCGCCCGTGAGGCAGCCCGTCGCATGTCGTGCTCCAACAACATGCGTCAAATTGTGTTGGCAACCCACAACTACCACAGCACCTTCGGGCAATTTCCGGCCGGCAGCGTGCAAAGCAATTTCATCAGCCCGTTTGTCTCGGTGCTATCGCATCTGGAGCAGTCCAGTCACTACGAGCAATGGGATTTTTCAAAAAACTACAGTGATCCTTACAACGAAAATGTTTCGTCTCAGAAGATCGCAACCTTTCTCTGTCCCTCGATGGTGCTCCGTCGCGACACGCCCGAGAGACGACTTGGTACGAATGGGCTTCCGGTCGAAACCGGCGGCCCGGCCAGCTACCTGTGGTGCGAAGGGACCGATGACTACATGCAGCACGGTGACGGATTGTTCGGGCTCGATTGGCCAGCCTACGGATATCAAAACCCACCGAACCGTTTCCGCGATTGTTTGGACGGAACGTCGTCGACTCTGGCCTTGGGAGAGACGGTCTATAACTACGACGACTACCTATGGAGTGGCAGCACGTTGCCCAGCGGAATGGCTGGAACAGTCAAATGGGGCACCGCCCGCTGGGTCGTCGGTTATCCCAAAATCTCGCTTGGTACGACGCTTTTCCCGCTGAATGTCCACACCGCAGCGAATGTCGGCGGATTTGCCAGTCAACATCCCGCTGGAGCGCACTTCGTATACGCCGACGGAAGCACGCGTTTCATTAGCGATTCGATCGACTATGAAATCTACAATGCCTTGGCGAGCAAGAATGGGCACGAAATCATTGCGGGAGAATCGCGATGA